From the genome of Deinococcus aerolatus, one region includes:
- a CDS encoding DNA methyltransferase — MTRKAKAATPAPTLQRKLFLGDNLKVLRADIPDESVDLVYLDPPFNSAADYNVLFRDQGDQQDSAQILAFTDTWKWGPDDDQLLLELSQINGELARFLTDTVTRLGRNDLSAYLVMMTARLVELRRVLKPTGSLYLHCDPTASHYLKTVLDVLFGPQNFRNEITWKRSTAHSDTKQGRKGYGNIADIILYYTVSDEFAFNPVYTDYSVEQLAKYNQVDADGRKYTLDNITGPGGASNGNPSYEVMGVVRFWRYSKERMQALIDEGRIVQPRPGAVPRYKRYLDEMPGVPLQNVWDDIPPLNSQAQERLGYPTQKPLALLERIVSVSSNPGDVVLDPFCGCGTTVCAAEKLGRNWVGIDITHLSVALIKARLRRDFALEAGDYQEEGTPTTVDGGQYLFEQDAFQFQFWILGEIGAQPFGASAGNKKGKKGADGGIDGQMFFVKPDRSKVEKVIVSVKGGKNLTAGMVRDLAGVLTKEDAAIGIFVCLAKPTAGVLKEAAQQGGYEYGGKMFARVQVLTVEQILGGQQPDIPKGAVNVSYEQKAQKTLATESKKKGMTSLF, encoded by the coding sequence ATGACCCGGAAAGCCAAGGCCGCCACGCCCGCGCCCACGCTTCAGCGCAAGCTGTTTCTGGGCGACAACCTCAAGGTGCTGCGCGCCGACATCCCCGACGAGTCGGTCGATCTGGTCTACCTTGACCCGCCGTTCAACAGCGCCGCCGACTACAACGTCCTTTTCCGTGACCAGGGCGACCAGCAGGACAGCGCGCAGATTCTGGCGTTCACTGATACCTGGAAGTGGGGGCCGGACGACGACCAGCTCCTGCTTGAACTGTCCCAGATCAACGGCGAGCTGGCCCGCTTCCTGACCGACACCGTGACCCGGCTGGGCCGCAACGACCTCAGCGCCTACCTGGTCATGATGACTGCCCGCCTGGTGGAGCTGCGGCGGGTGCTGAAGCCCACGGGCAGCCTGTACCTGCACTGTGACCCCACCGCCAGCCACTACCTCAAGACGGTGCTGGACGTGCTGTTCGGGCCGCAGAACTTCCGCAACGAGATCACTTGGAAACGCAGCACAGCCCATAGCGACACCAAGCAGGGACGCAAGGGCTACGGGAACATTGCCGACATCATCCTGTACTACACCGTCTCAGATGAGTTCGCCTTCAATCCCGTTTACACCGACTACAGCGTTGAGCAGCTTGCGAAATATAACCAAGTAGATGCGGATGGGCGTAAGTACACGCTCGACAACATCACGGGACCCGGCGGTGCCTCCAACGGCAATCCCAGCTACGAGGTGATGGGTGTCGTCCGGTTCTGGCGCTACAGCAAGGAGCGCATGCAAGCTCTGATTGATGAGGGGCGCATAGTTCAACCACGCCCCGGAGCTGTTCCACGCTATAAACGCTACCTGGACGAGATGCCGGGCGTACCTCTCCAGAATGTCTGGGATGACATCCCGCCGCTTAACTCCCAGGCACAGGAGCGGCTGGGCTACCCCACTCAGAAACCCCTCGCCCTGCTTGAGCGCATCGTGTCGGTCAGCAGCAACCCCGGTGACGTGGTGCTGGACCCGTTCTGCGGCTGCGGTACCACGGTCTGCGCGGCAGAGAAGTTGGGCCGTAACTGGGTGGGCATCGACATCACGCATCTGTCGGTCGCGCTGATCAAGGCCAGACTCCGCCGCGACTTCGCCCTGGAGGCGGGCGACTATCAGGAAGAAGGCACGCCGACCACGGTGGACGGCGGCCAGTACCTGTTCGAGCAGGATGCCTTCCAGTTCCAGTTCTGGATTTTGGGCGAGATCGGCGCGCAGCCGTTCGGCGCAAGCGCAGGCAACAAGAAGGGCAAGAAGGGCGCGGACGGCGGCATCGACGGCCAGATGTTCTTCGTCAAGCCTGACCGCAGCAAGGTGGAGAAAGTGATCGTCAGCGTTAAGGGCGGCAAAAACCTCACGGCGGGTATGGTGCGCGACTTGGCGGGCGTGCTGACCAAAGAGGACGCGGCTATCGGTATTTTCGTCTGTCTGGCGAAACCTACAGCGGGCGTTCTCAAGGAGGCCGCCCAGCAGGGCGGATACGAGTACGGCGGGAAGATGTTCGCCCGCGTCCAGGTGCTGACCGTTGAGCAAATCCTCGGCGGCCAGCAGCCCGACATTCCCAAAGGCGCGGTCAATGTCAGCTACGAGCAGAAGGCACAGAAGACCCTGGCGACCGAGAGCAAGAAGAAGGGCATGACCAGCCTGTTCTGA